The stretch of DNA ATCGTCAACAGCAAGATGAAGGCGATCTACATCACTTCGGACTTCCTGTGGTCTCAGGAGTTTAGCCCGGCGTTCAGCTTGAACTACGGCGCGGGTGTCGGCTTGGGCTTCATGTTTGGTGACTTGAACCGCGTTCAGGCCTACCCTCGGGCCGGTTCCGCGGGGAATCCAGAAGACTATGAGCGTTGCAGTGGCCCCGGCACGCCAGACCCCAATTTCTGTGGTACCGACAACGACCACTACGGCGACTACAACGAGCCGTCTTGGGCGGACGGTGGCTCGAAGCCCATCGTCTTCCCTTGGCTCGCCCTGCAAACGGGGTTGCGGTTCAAGCCTGCCAAGAGCTTCGTGGCTCGCCTGGACCTAGGCTTCGGAACGAGCGGCTTCTTCGTCGGGCTAGGGGCGGATTACGGCCTCTAAGTCGCTGTCTGCTGAGAAAGAACCGGATGTGAGCGAGCTCGAGCTGCCCGCACGCTACGAGAGCCTCCAACGCCTGGGTGAAGGCGGTGGGGGCGAAGTGTGGGCCGTTCGGGATCGCCACACCCAGGAGAAGCTCGCGCTCAAGATGCTCTCGCCCACGGCGAGCGAGCGTGAGATGACCGCACTCGTCCGCGAAGCGGTGGCGCTCAGCGGTCTCGAAGGGCTCGGTGTGCCTCGGGTCGTCCGCTTCGGTCGGCTACCAAAGAGCGGGCGGCCGTTCATGCTACGCGAGCTGGTGGAGGGACAGAGCCTCCAAGCCTTGATCGAGTCTGGAGATAGCGACGCCGCCACGCGCGCGCTGGTTCGTGCCGCGGACCAGGTCACGCTGCTCCACCGCGCGGGGATGCTCCACGGCGACATCAAGCCGCACAACATCATCGTCGAGGCCAACGGCCGCGCGACGCTCGTGGACCTAGGCCTCGCAGCGCCATGGCGGGAAACGGGCACTCGGCCCGAAGGGCTGACGCCGCGCTACGCCGCGCCCGAACTCCTGGAGGGCAAGCCGCTCACGGTGCGCGCTGAAGTGTACGCGCTCGGGGTGACGATCGCCGACATCATCGCTGCTGGCTCGAAGACGATGAACCCGCGGATTCGTCGAGAGCTGATGGATGTCTCGGCGCGGGCCACGGCGGTCGATCCCCGCGAGCGACATCCATCTGCGGACGAGCTGGCCACCGCAATTCGCCGCGCGGGTGGCTTGAAGGCAGCAAGCTCTCGCCACGACGCCCACGAGGTCTGGCCGGTACTGGGTATCGATGCCATCTCGAGTCAGCTGCAGCAGCGCGTCGCAAAGTTATCGCGCGGAAAAAAGCTGTGGCTGGACGGGCCTCTTGGCTCTGGGCGGAGCGTACTGCTCCGACGCCTAGCTTGGTCCATCGGCGTTGAAGGGCGCCCGCTGGTGTGGATCGATGACCACGTGGTGGACGACGTGTCTGCGCTCGAAGCGGAGCTAGCGGAGTTCGAGGGCAAAGGTGGCGTCACCATCCTGATCGACGACGCCCACCTGCTGCCGGAGCGCGGCATCGAGCTAGTCAAGCAGCTGAACAGCGACGGCGCCCGCCTCGTCATCGTGGGCGACTCCGAGCTGCAGGCGGGCGCCAAGCGCTTCGAGGTGCCCCGTCTCGAACAACACCACGCTGAAGAGCTCGTGCGTCGCGCGATGCCATCGCTTACCGGCCGCCTACTGGCTCACGTCGTAAGCGCTTCGAATGGGCGCCCTGGTGCGCTCCGCGGCTTGGTGGAGACGCTCGCCGCGCAACCCGTTGCGTCGGAGGCGGACATCGACCGCGCGTTGGCGGGGGAGTCTTCGGCGCCGGGTTCGGAGCTGCCTCAGAGCCCTTACGAACGCGCGGTGTACTTCCTGGAGCGAGGGCGCTTCAACGACGCGGCCCAAGCGATGGACGAAGTCGATCGCACGAAGGCCGAGGGGGAGAGCACCACGGTGCCGAACACCCCTGAGTCGCGAAGCGAGCGCCTGGCGCTCGAGACACTACGGGCGCGTCTCGAACTCGGGCTGGGTGACTCGACGTCAGCACTTTCCCGCTTGGAAAAAGTGGCAGGGCTGGCGAAGGAGCGGCGCGGAACCTACGAAGCGAAATCGTGGATGCTCTACGTGGGCCGTGCCTACGTGGCGACGGGTGACTACTCCCGCGCCCTCGAGGTCCTCGCCCAATTGGTTGATGAGGACGGTCCCCTGGGCGCCGAAGCCAGCGCGTTCCACGGACTCGGTGCGGCCTACTTGGGTAACACGGAGCAAGCGCTGGTCGATCTGGAAGGCGCGGTGCGGCGCGCTCGCGAACACGATGCGCCGCGTGTCGAGGCGGTCGCGCTGGTGAGTCGCGGCCTGGTGTTGCAGCGCGACGATCGCATCGAAGAGGCGCGTGAGGCTTACGAACAGTGCATCATCGCTGGCGAGCGCGCTGGTGACGCTGGTTTGCTCAGCACCGCGCAGCTCAACCTCGCTGGTTTGCTCAAGGTGAGCGGTGATGTGGCTGGCGCCATCGAGCACTTCGAGGCAGCCGTCGACATGGGGCGCCGCTCGGGGCGCCGCTCAACGACGCGCAACGCGCTCCTGAACCTTGCCAACACGGATCTCTACTTGGGCCGCCTCGCGCGCGCGCGGGAGAGCATTGAGCTCCTGGAGGAGCAGCGCAGCGGCTTACCCCCGGTGCTCAACGCACAGCTCTCGGGGCTTCAGGCGGAGCTCGCCAGTCGCGTCGGTGAAGTCGACCGAGCGGTGCGGCTGTACGAGAGCTGTGCTGCGGCCTATGAAGCGGTAGGCCGTGGTATCGACTCCGCCGAGGCACGTCTCGAGGGGGTGCTCATTGCTAGCCGTGCGGAATCACCGGATACCGCGGAGCTCGAGCGTCAGCTAGATCAAGCTCGGGAGGCTTTGGCGACGGCGCCAGCTCATAAGCCGCTCTACATGCTGGCGCGAGGGCGCGCTGCCTGGGTCGCCGGGCGTGAGCAACAGGCCCGCACCTTCGTCGAAGAAGCCCTCGAGGCGGCGCGCTCCGCCGGCCAAAAGGAGTGGGTGTGGCGCGCCCAAGAGGTGCTCGGCGAAATCGCGGAGGCCGGCGGTCAGCCAACCATGGCTCGCCGGCATCGCGAAGAGGCGCTGGCGGTGCTGGAAGAGATCGGCGCGCATCTCCCCAGGGATCTACGCGAGGTTTACTGGAACGATGCGCGTCGCCGCGCCCTGCGCGCTCGCGTGCAGCGTGAATCAATGACCTCTGCCCCGACGGATCTCGCCGGCTTTTCACCGTCGCCCATCTTTCCTCGCAGCGACCGATCGCTGATTAGCAGCATGAGCCTGACGCCTCTCGAGCGGCGTCTGGCTCACATCCTCGAGGTCAACGCCGTGCTGGCCCGAGAGCGCGATCTCGAGCGCCTGATGCGTCTGGTGATTGGTCACGCGATTGAGCTCGCACAGGCGGAGCGTGGCTACTTGATCCTGCTGGAGCAAGACGGCAGCCTCAGTGTGCACGCTTCGCGCACCCGTTCGGGGGACGAAACCCACGCCGAGTTCTCCCGCTCAATCGCTCAGCAGGTGATCGACAGCGGTGCGCCCCTCGTGAGCAAGAGTCCACAGACCGACGCGCGCATGAGCGGCTATGCGTCGGTGCACCAGCTCGATCTGCAGTCCGTCGCGTGTGTGCCCATCGTTGCGCCTGAAGGGGAGCCGATCGGCGCCCTGTACGTCGAGACCCGTAGCCGCCCTGCAGATCATTTCGAGCGCGAGCTACCGACGCTGCAGGCGTTTGGTGACCAAGCAGCAGTCGCCATCGAATCCGCACGTTTGCTCACAGAGAACCGTCGCCGCGCCGAAGAACTCGAGCGCACCAATGAGCGCTTGCGGGAGGCGCAGGGACGCCTGCAGGAGCTGCTCGATCAGCGCACCCAGCGCTTGAAGATCGCCCGCCGTAGGCTCAGAGACGCCCGCGAGACGTTGTACAGCCACTTCGGCTACATGGGCCTGGTCGGCACTTCCAAGCCCATGCGCCGTGTGTACTCGCTGATCGATCGGGTGAAGGACACCGACGTCGCGGTCTTGATCACGGGTGAAAGCGGTACCGGAAAAGAGGTCGTTGCCAACGCCATCCATCGCGCAGGAGGGCGCGCCAAGAAGGCGTTCTTGGGCGTGAACTGTGGCGCCATCCCCGAGCACCTGCTCGAGAGCGAACTCTTCGGTCATGTGCGCGGCGCGTTTACCGGTGCCGATCGCGACCGCAAGGGTCTGTTCCGTGAAGGTGAGGGCGGCAGCATCCTGCTGGACGAAATCGGGGAGATGCCCCAGCGCATGCAAGCGGGCCTCTTGCGCGTGCTTCAAGAGCACAAGGTGCGTCCGGTTGGCGGCGCCAACGAAGAGCCGGTCGATGTACGGGTGATTTGCGCCACGAACCGTGACCTGGCGGCGATGGTAGAGGAAGGCACTTTCCGTGAGGATTTGTACTACCGGATCCACGTCGTCGAGCTGCGCATCCCGCCGCTTCGAGAGCGCACCGAAGACATCCCCCAGCTCGTGGACCACTTCCTCGGGATCTTCGCGGCGCGCTACAAGCGGGACAAGAAGGCAGTCACCCGTGACGGCTTGAAGCGCCTGCGCGGCTACCACTGGCCAGGAAACGTGCGCCAGCTGGAGCACGTGCTGCTCAATGCCTGGGTGCTCAGCGAAA from Polyangiaceae bacterium encodes:
- a CDS encoding sigma 54-interacting transcriptional regulator; protein product: MSELELPARYESLQRLGEGGGGEVWAVRDRHTQEKLALKMLSPTASEREMTALVREAVALSGLEGLGVPRVVRFGRLPKSGRPFMLRELVEGQSLQALIESGDSDAATRALVRAADQVTLLHRAGMLHGDIKPHNIIVEANGRATLVDLGLAAPWRETGTRPEGLTPRYAAPELLEGKPLTVRAEVYALGVTIADIIAAGSKTMNPRIRRELMDVSARATAVDPRERHPSADELATAIRRAGGLKAASSRHDAHEVWPVLGIDAISSQLQQRVAKLSRGKKLWLDGPLGSGRSVLLRRLAWSIGVEGRPLVWIDDHVVDDVSALEAELAEFEGKGGVTILIDDAHLLPERGIELVKQLNSDGARLVIVGDSELQAGAKRFEVPRLEQHHAEELVRRAMPSLTGRLLAHVVSASNGRPGALRGLVETLAAQPVASEADIDRALAGESSAPGSELPQSPYERAVYFLERGRFNDAAQAMDEVDRTKAEGESTTVPNTPESRSERLALETLRARLELGLGDSTSALSRLEKVAGLAKERRGTYEAKSWMLYVGRAYVATGDYSRALEVLAQLVDEDGPLGAEASAFHGLGAAYLGNTEQALVDLEGAVRRAREHDAPRVEAVALVSRGLVLQRDDRIEEAREAYEQCIIAGERAGDAGLLSTAQLNLAGLLKVSGDVAGAIEHFEAAVDMGRRSGRRSTTRNALLNLANTDLYLGRLARARESIELLEEQRSGLPPVLNAQLSGLQAELASRVGEVDRAVRLYESCAAAYEAVGRGIDSAEARLEGVLIASRAESPDTAELERQLDQAREALATAPAHKPLYMLARGRAAWVAGREQQARTFVEEALEAARSAGQKEWVWRAQEVLGEIAEAGGQPTMARRHREEALAVLEEIGAHLPRDLREVYWNDARRRALRARVQRESMTSAPTDLAGFSPSPIFPRSDRSLISSMSLTPLERRLAHILEVNAVLARERDLERLMRLVIGHAIELAQAERGYLILLEQDGSLSVHASRTRSGDETHAEFSRSIAQQVIDSGAPLVSKSPQTDARMSGYASVHQLDLQSVACVPIVAPEGEPIGALYVETRSRPADHFERELPTLQAFGDQAAVAIESARLLTENRRRAEELERTNERLREAQGRLQELLDQRTQRLKIARRRLRDARETLYSHFGYMGLVGTSKPMRRVYSLIDRVKDTDVAVLITGESGTGKEVVANAIHRAGGRAKKAFLGVNCGAIPEHLLESELFGHVRGAFTGADRDRKGLFREGEGGSILLDEIGEMPQRMQAGLLRVLQEHKVRPVGGANEEPVDVRVICATNRDLAAMVEEGTFREDLYYRIHVVELRIPPLRERTEDIPQLVDHFLGIFAARYKRDKKAVTRDGLKRLRGYHWPGNVRQLEHVLLNAWVLSEKPELEQDDFDIPDGRAGSALFSSLTGSASSSTTSNHTGQRRTTTVPPSSGSSVRSSLSQHKLDERERILQALKASNWNRVKAAELLGMPRRTFYRRLKQYGIQ